Proteins encoded by one window of Panicum virgatum strain AP13 chromosome 7N, P.virgatum_v5, whole genome shotgun sequence:
- the LOC120680721 gene encoding uncharacterized protein LOC120680721, with translation MGGTELEGRPMPQALMLKEWLELESSAELSRDGFGCYPRHLAADLRSASGRRRNGDVIARFSAAVRAALALSRAPAGREAAAAAAALPRTTSLSRRLRVGFWNRKRRGEAEETDRPAASCSATAASSGRRDASSPAMSPRRMSWEGRQGGGDGAGHLSVGRLSHEKMVVGCECETASRLDEAREREQRLSPVSVMDFLSQDGDDGHDDDCNDHGGGSGHSEDGDGASPTFERSLAYIRRASQQLLQRVQRFEQLADLDTSDLDDATTTAEDTASCCHVEELDPTEEYDGVGHTPEQDPPLSLHEGEAGSPRAAHCFKKLLQDFFREGLSSSPCHGGRPDDPPEEVERSLLETARAWLDGRHRAPGPDGKAEVEEIERLERWRRFGEDEREPLGCDVEGGIFWSLVEELVADLC, from the exons ATGGGCGGCACGGAGCTGGAGGGGAGGCCGATGCCGCAGGCGCTGATGCTCAAGGagtggctggagctggagtccAGCGCGGAGCTCTCCCGCGACGGCTTCGGCTGCTACCCGCGGCACCTGGCCGCCGACCTCCGGAGCGCCAGCGGCAGGCGGAGGAACGGGGACGTCATCGCCAGGTTCTCGGCCGCGGTGAGGGCCGCGCTGGCGCtgtcccgcgcgccggcggggcgagaggcggcggcggccgccgccgcgctccccaGGACCACGAGCCTCTCGAGGCGGCTGCGGGTTGGGTTCTGGAACAGGAAGCGGaggggggaggcggaggagacggaCAGGCCGGCGGCCAGCTGCTCCGCCACGGCCGCGAGCAGCGGAAGGAGGgacgcgtcgtcgccggcgatgtcCCCGCGTCGCATGAGCTGGGAGGGACGGCAGGGCGGTGGCGACGGTGCAGGTCATCTGAGCGTCGGCCGTCTGAGCCATGAAAAAATG GTTGTGGGATGCGAGTGCGAGACAGCTAGTCGCTTGGACGAGGCGCGGGAGCGGGAGCAGCGGCTGAGCCCCGTCTCGGTGATGGATTTCCTCAGCCAGGACGGAGATGACGGCCACGACGACGACTGCAacgaccacggcggcggcagcggccacagcgaggacggcgacggcgcctcACCGACGTTCGAGCGAAGCCTGGCCTACATCCGAA GAGCAAGCCAGCAGCTGCTTCAGAGAGTCCAGCGATTCGAGCAGCTGGCAGACTTGGACACGTCGGACTTGGACGACGCCACCACGACCGCCGAGGACACAGCAAGCTGCTGCCACGTCGAGGAGCTGGACCCAACCGAAGAATACGATGGAGTAGGGCACACACCGGAGCAGGACCCGCCACTGAGCCTCCACGAAGGCGAAGCgggctcgccgcgcgccgcccactGCTTCAAGAAGCTCCTCCAGGATTTCTTTCGCGAGGGCCTGTCGTCGTCGCCGTGCCACGGCGGGAGGCCGGACGACCCACCAGAGGAGGTGGAGAGGTCGTTGCTGGAGACCGCCAGGGCGTGGCTGGACGGGCGGCATCGCGCGCCGGGGCCGGACGGgaaggcggaggtggaggagatcGAGCGGCTCGAGCGGTGGAGGCGCTTCGGGGAGGACGAGCGGGAGCCGCTGGGCTGCGACGTGGAGGGCGGCATCTTCTGGTCCCTGGTGGAGGAGTTGGTCGCTGATCTCTGCTGA